In Perca flavescens isolate YP-PL-M2 chromosome 7, PFLA_1.0, whole genome shotgun sequence, the following proteins share a genomic window:
- the dnajc22 gene encoding dnaJ homolog subfamily C member 22, with product MVKSVMVAYALWAAGGPLGLHHLYLGRDSHALLWMLTLGGFGFGWVRDVIRIPAYVGQANQNVEKERKTPPTMVPPVSPVRFAGQVCVGIYFGTVALIGLNSLSFFYLIVLPLCVGAGVHLVSCIGQQTSDLQKTLTTCLITSPIFYGSALSPLPISLAASVTAAQYRRVKPPQPPGSSQKLGPRLYRLGLAWLAFSAPLGYSIFHNTTATLYYLSDCVAALLDMFWFLPWLRNVFEYILLIPYRLLCVLTGGGYYEDAWRKVLEILLKEYTEREKEALQVLSLEVEASLEDITRSYRELVKTWHPDHNPSKDAEAMFMKIHEAYEVLLQRHKPRRFK from the exons ATGGTAAAAAGTGTCATGGTAGCCTATGCCCTGTGGGCAGCAGGTGGGCCTTTGGGCCTTCACCATTTATATTTAGGAAGAGACAGCCATGCTCTGTTATGGATGCTAACCCTGGGAGGATTTGGGTTTGGCTGGGTCAGAGACGTCATACGTATTCCTGCATAtgttggtcaggccaatcaaaatgtagagaaagagagaaaaacaccTCCCACCATGGTTCCACCTGTAAGCCCTGTCAGATTTGCTGGACAGGTGTGTGTTGGAATCTACTTTGGCACAGTGGCTCTGATTGGACTGAACTCCCTCAGTTTCTTCTACTTGATCGTCCTGCCTTTATGTGTGGGTGCAGGGGTACACCTGGTGTCCTGTATTGGCCAGCAGACTTCTGATCTCCAAAAAACCTTGACTACTTGTCTCATAACCTCCCCAATATTTTATGGCAGTGCCTTATCACCTCTTCCTATAAGCCTGGCTGCCAGTGTCACTGCTGCACAGTACCGCAGGGTCAAACCTCCACAGCCACCTGGGAGCTCACAGAAACTAG GTCCACGGCTTTACAGGCTCGGTCTAGCCTGGCTGGCCTTCTCTGCTCCACTGGGTTACTCTATTTTCCATAACACCACAGCCACACTGTACTACCTGTCTGACTGTGTAGCAGCGCTGCTGGATATGTTCTGGTTCCTGCCTTGGCTCAGAAATGTCTTTGAGTACATTCTTTTAATACCATATCGACTCTTGTGTGTTCTCACTGGAGGGGGGTACTATGAAGACGCGTGGAGGAAGGTGCTGGAGATACTGCTCAAAGAGTacactgagagagaaaaagaggcacTGCAG GTACTGTCATTGGAAGTAGAGGCATCTCTAGAAGACATAACGCGCAGCTATAGGGAGCTGGTCAAGACATGGCATCCAGACCACAACCCCAGCAAGGATGCTGAGGCCATGTTTATGAAGATCCATGAGGCTTATGAGGTCCTTCTACAACGGCACAAACCTCGTCGATTCAAATAA